From a region of the Candidatus Binatia bacterium genome:
- a CDS encoding aminotransferase class V-fold PLP-dependent enzyme, translating to MPIESSPFRGIPSLLHDVADRAARYIKDLDARAPFPGLPALEKMAALDRGLPEAPCAPADTIALLDEASRATVGSTGGRYFGFVTGGVLPAALGASWLTTAWDQNAFNTLSSPAAARIEAIALRWTLDVLGLPSDTAAAFVTGTTMGHVTALAAARHALLARKGWDVEADGLAGSPPLLVVVSEEAHSTLGKALAVLGLGKNRVRAVPTDAQGRMRPEALGDLDDATIVCAQAGNVNTGAFDPLMEICAHAHAAGAWVHVDGAFGLWAAAAPSTRAHTVGLEQADSWATDFHKWLNVTYDSGLAGVRDGEALRSAFAMRAPYLLMGESREPMDYTAESSRRARGTEVWAALHSLGRQGVADQVERCCAHARRFGVALSDAGCDVRNDVVLNQVLVSFGDDARTRRVIDAVQRDGTCWCGEGVWRDRVSMRISVSSWATTEEDVGRSLEAILRCNAATD from the coding sequence ATGCCGATCGAGTCCTCACCGTTCCGAGGTATCCCCTCACTACTTCACGACGTCGCGGATCGCGCGGCGCGCTACATTAAAGACCTAGATGCACGGGCTCCCTTTCCGGGGCTGCCGGCACTCGAGAAGATGGCCGCCCTCGACCGAGGCCTTCCCGAGGCTCCGTGTGCGCCCGCAGACACGATCGCCCTCCTCGACGAAGCATCGAGAGCGACGGTCGGATCGACCGGCGGACGTTACTTCGGCTTCGTGACCGGTGGCGTGCTTCCCGCCGCGTTGGGGGCGAGTTGGCTCACCACGGCGTGGGACCAGAACGCGTTCAATACGCTCTCTTCACCGGCTGCAGCACGCATCGAAGCGATCGCGTTACGTTGGACGCTCGACGTACTGGGACTTCCTTCCGATACGGCGGCCGCGTTCGTCACGGGTACGACGATGGGGCACGTCACGGCGCTCGCAGCGGCCCGGCATGCCCTCTTGGCGCGCAAGGGTTGGGATGTGGAAGCAGACGGGCTCGCCGGTTCCCCACCGCTGTTGGTCGTCGTGAGTGAGGAAGCCCACTCAACTTTGGGCAAGGCCCTGGCCGTGCTGGGGCTCGGCAAGAACCGCGTGCGAGCCGTCCCGACAGACGCACAGGGGCGCATGCGCCCCGAGGCGCTCGGCGATCTCGACGATGCGACGATCGTCTGTGCACAGGCAGGGAACGTGAACACCGGTGCGTTCGATCCGCTGATGGAGATCTGTGCGCACGCGCATGCGGCTGGCGCCTGGGTACACGTCGATGGTGCTTTCGGATTGTGGGCCGCGGCCGCGCCCTCGACGCGCGCTCATACCGTGGGCCTCGAGCAGGCGGATTCCTGGGCGACGGACTTCCACAAGTGGCTGAACGTAACCTACGACAGCGGCCTCGCCGGCGTACGGGACGGAGAGGCTCTGCGCAGCGCGTTCGCGATGCGCGCTCCCTACCTCTTGATGGGGGAGTCGCGCGAGCCCATGGACTACACGGCTGAATCGTCGCGTCGGGCCCGCGGCACGGAGGTCTGGGCGGCGCTACATTCTTTGGGACGGCAGGGTGTCGCCGACCAGGTCGAGCGTTGCTGCGCACACGCCAGGCGCTTCGGCGTGGCTCTCTCGGACGCGGGTTGTGACGTGCGCAACGACGTTGTTCTGAATCAGGTTTTGGTTTCCTTTGGTGACGATGCTCGGACGCGCCGCGTGATCGACGCGGTCCAACGCGACGGCACGTGCTGGTGTGGCGAGGGCGTTTGGCGGGATCGCGTGTCCATGCGGATCAGCGTGTCGTCTTGGGCGACCACGGAGGAGGACGTAGGGCGGAGCCTGGAAGCGATTCTGCGGTGTAACGCGGCCACCGATTGA
- a CDS encoding TonB family protein produces MTSLSCGGRVAPMLAIVFSSALVAGSSLAAGFEPAKRTHAPELKPPNHQAGSGIEGWVTACVTVKEDGTVGDVRVIDLSPNEEFAEAGKSAAEGWKFKPAQFDGKPTEEADVCDIQLFTVGSPFAAKTTATLEGAAAFLDEEEFDNAKRALKDLAEDGPLTLTQAARLQLLESRIAANDKDEARAVEALERATISGGRFLKEDARLAGLGARFQGLVNARRYRDALDLFATFESLDGGAQPMVIFGPTAAEIRDLEKSGKSFAVPGKLEPALAADGGVWRHRPLRREVGVQDVEGKITALSIECDRRKMRLDYQEDISLTIPESWGSCSIYVEGTPDTTLRLVEYGGDVG; encoded by the coding sequence ATGACTTCCTTGTCTTGTGGAGGCCGGGTGGCCCCGATGCTCGCGATCGTGTTCTCGTCTGCTCTCGTAGCGGGCTCTTCTTTGGCCGCCGGATTCGAGCCGGCGAAGCGGACGCACGCGCCGGAGTTGAAGCCTCCGAATCATCAGGCGGGCTCCGGAATCGAAGGGTGGGTCACGGCCTGCGTCACGGTGAAGGAGGATGGAACGGTGGGAGACGTTCGGGTCATCGACCTCAGCCCGAACGAGGAGTTCGCCGAGGCGGGGAAGAGCGCGGCCGAGGGTTGGAAGTTCAAGCCGGCGCAGTTCGACGGCAAGCCGACGGAGGAGGCGGACGTCTGTGACATCCAGCTCTTCACGGTCGGATCTCCCTTCGCCGCCAAGACCACTGCAACGTTGGAGGGCGCTGCGGCGTTCCTCGACGAAGAGGAGTTCGACAACGCGAAGCGTGCGTTGAAAGATCTCGCGGAAGACGGCCCGCTCACGCTGACGCAGGCGGCGCGGCTGCAGTTGTTGGAGTCTCGGATAGCCGCGAACGATAAGGACGAAGCGCGCGCGGTCGAAGCTCTCGAGCGCGCGACGATCAGTGGAGGACGCTTCTTGAAAGAGGACGCACGCCTCGCTGGTCTCGGCGCACGCTTCCAGGGCCTCGTGAATGCGCGTCGCTATCGCGACGCGCTCGATCTCTTCGCCACGTTCGAATCACTCGACGGCGGTGCTCAGCCCATGGTGATATTCGGCCCGACGGCCGCCGAGATTCGCGATCTCGAGAAGAGCGGCAAGTCCTTCGCGGTCCCTGGCAAGCTAGAGCCGGCCCTGGCCGCAGACGGCGGCGTCTGGCGTCACCGCCCTCTGCGCCGCGAGGTCGGCGTCCAGGACGTCGAGGGCAAGATCACCGCCCTCAGCATCGAATGCGACCGTCGCAAAATGCGCCTCGACTACCAAGAAGACATCTCCCTCACGATCCCGGAAAGCTGGGGCTCCTGCTCCATCTACGTAGAAGGCACCCCAGACACGACCCTCCGCCTGGTCGAGTACGGAGGGGACGTTGGTTAG
- a CDS encoding nuclear transport factor 2 family protein, whose protein sequence is MSALSIEDKQTIQELLARSAWAYDEKRLDVMEACFTEAAQMRLRIAGGDVVGPYDGRVAVLDLIRGSIESQTDQRRHVISNVFFESEEGDTAVVLSNLTLLATAGGEISVLSAGLYRDTVVRDGNGWSFRERFLSLDRPY, encoded by the coding sequence ATGAGTGCACTCTCCATCGAAGACAAGCAGACGATCCAGGAGCTTCTCGCACGCTCCGCATGGGCCTACGACGAGAAGCGTCTCGACGTGATGGAGGCCTGCTTCACGGAAGCGGCTCAGATGCGTCTGCGGATCGCGGGGGGTGATGTCGTGGGGCCTTACGACGGGCGCGTCGCGGTGCTCGACCTCATTCGCGGGTCGATCGAATCGCAGACCGACCAGCGGCGGCACGTGATTTCGAACGTCTTCTTCGAATCGGAAGAGGGCGACACGGCGGTGGTCTTGTCGAATCTGACCCTGCTCGCGACCGCGGGCGGAGAGATCTCGGTTCTGTCCGCCGGTCTTTATCGTGACACGGTGGTGCGCGACGGGAACGGCTGGAGCTTCCGCGAGCGCTTTCTCTCTCTCGATCGCCCGTACTGA
- a CDS encoding nuclear transport factor 2 family protein, protein MHTFVSRCLLALVLAAGFAVLPASRVDAADLAPEDRVALLNLISAYSHEWDGGDQKGWVDLFQDDAVIQASFRGQLAWKYGSNKERANFIKGFYDNSVKIGMLQSRHFQTNTMFTAQDDGTVHSDTMFAVTFQFKGEPAPRFSNTGIYRDHFVKTKAGWKFSLRDILVDQEPPPAE, encoded by the coding sequence ATGCACACGTTCGTCTCGCGCTGTTTACTGGCCCTCGTACTCGCGGCCGGGTTCGCTGTGCTGCCCGCGTCCAGAGTGGACGCCGCCGATCTCGCACCCGAGGACCGCGTGGCGCTCCTCAACCTCATCTCCGCGTACAGCCACGAGTGGGACGGGGGCGATCAGAAGGGCTGGGTCGATCTGTTCCAGGACGACGCCGTCATCCAGGCCTCGTTCCGCGGCCAACTCGCGTGGAAGTACGGGTCGAACAAAGAACGCGCCAACTTCATCAAGGGCTTCTACGACAACTCCGTGAAGATCGGGATGCTCCAGTCCCGTCACTTTCAGACGAACACGATGTTCACCGCCCAGGACGACGGCACCGTGCATTCGGACACGATGTTCGCCGTGACGTTCCAGTTCAAGGGCGAGCCCGCCCCCCGGTTCAGCAACACCGGCATCTACCGCGACCACTTCGTGAAGACCAAGGCCGGGTGGAAGTTCTCTCTGCGCGACATCCTCGTCGACCAAGAGCCGCCGCCGGCCGAATGA
- a CDS encoding cytochrome P450 produces the protein MNLRERVTHAGILAGAAVAMGYERLRYGVAFDPRGSANQEDPYPQYRRLREIDPFHRSPLVPGYVLTRYQDVVDALADTRLSSDERNWKRYPMIAARRRNMGLPEPYTDGGTGMLRIDAPDHTRLRSLVSKAFTPRAIERMRTRVEELAHQWLERAADGDEIELIADFAAPLPVTVIAEMLGVPAEDHERFRHWSDEGVRVLGFGSGDDIRRSLLAQAELRSYLEEIVEQRRRDPRDDLLSGLVAAEEDGDRLSAGELFAQTMLILVAGNETTTNLIGTGMVALLRNPEQMERLRAEPELIPSAVNEFLRYDSPVQLTSRMAPGDLDFKGHRVQKGDQLVLLLGAANRDPEVFTNPEILDVARDEKRALSFSHGVHYCLGAQLARLEGELAFRALLDTFSEIDLATDQITWGDNTILRGPKALPLRVRRRPRLRASAA, from the coding sequence ATGAACCTTCGCGAACGCGTGACCCATGCAGGGATCCTCGCCGGCGCCGCAGTGGCGATGGGCTACGAACGGCTCCGCTACGGAGTGGCGTTCGACCCCCGAGGCAGCGCCAACCAGGAGGATCCCTACCCGCAGTACCGACGCCTGCGCGAGATCGACCCGTTCCATCGCAGCCCGCTGGTGCCGGGGTACGTTCTCACTCGGTACCAGGATGTCGTCGACGCGCTTGCCGACACGCGACTCTCTTCCGACGAGCGGAACTGGAAGCGCTATCCGATGATCGCCGCGCGACGCCGCAACATGGGCCTACCCGAGCCGTACACCGACGGCGGCACCGGCATGCTGCGGATCGATGCACCGGACCACACCCGCCTGCGGAGTCTCGTGAGCAAGGCGTTCACGCCGCGGGCCATCGAGCGCATGCGGACCCGCGTCGAAGAACTCGCGCACCAGTGGCTCGAGCGCGCGGCGGACGGAGACGAGATCGAACTCATCGCGGATTTCGCAGCGCCGTTGCCGGTTACCGTAATCGCCGAGATGCTCGGCGTTCCGGCCGAAGATCACGAGCGTTTCCGCCACTGGTCCGATGAGGGCGTGCGGGTCCTCGGCTTCGGGAGCGGCGACGACATCCGGCGCAGCCTTCTCGCACAAGCCGAGCTTCGTTCCTACCTCGAAGAGATCGTCGAACAGCGCCGGCGTGATCCACGCGACGACCTGCTCTCAGGCCTCGTCGCCGCCGAGGAAGACGGCGACCGACTCTCGGCGGGCGAGCTCTTCGCCCAGACGATGCTGATTCTCGTAGCCGGGAACGAAACGACGACGAACCTCATCGGCACCGGCATGGTTGCCTTGCTCCGAAACCCCGAGCAGATGGAACGGCTTCGGGCGGAACCGGAGCTCATCCCCAGCGCCGTCAACGAGTTCTTGCGCTACGATAGCCCCGTACAACTCACGTCTCGCATGGCCCCCGGGGATCTCGATTTCAAGGGGCACCGGGTCCAGAAGGGCGATCAGCTCGTGCTGCTCCTGGGTGCAGCGAACCGCGATCCCGAGGTCTTCACCAACCCCGAGATCCTCGACGTCGCCCGCGACGAAAAACGAGCCCTCAGCTTCAGCCACGGCGTGCACTATTGCCTCGGCGCCCAACTTGCGCGCCTCGAGGGCGAGCTCGCCTTCCGAGCTCTCCTCGACACCTTCTCCGAGATCGACCTCGCAACCGACCAAATCACCTGGGGCGATAACACGATCCTCCGCGGCCCAAAGGCCCTCCCCCTTCGCGTCCGCCGCCGCCCCCGCCTACGCGCCTCAGCGGCGTGA
- a CDS encoding LLM class flavin-dependent oxidoreductase, translating to MARQVNFGLWYDFRNPEPWRVPFERFYEQTLEQITWAEEIGFDSVWLTEHHFCEDGYTPSPLVLAGAIGSRTKRMRIGTNLMLITIHNPIRLAEDAATVSLLTGGRFDLGVAIGYRELEFDAFGRKLINRPSLIEEGVEIVRRAWRGDPIDFQGKRYSFGDIRVTPTPEHAPRLLLGGMADAPIERAARIGDGFLSTGGIGHDVYLEGLSKAGKSPTDGAIFAGNWAIVAADPEREAANVGDHVLYQINEYVKWGAFGPPGEVPQFPDAPTAIENGLYELWTADQAVENLTAMLRQYPQVKDVHFWAQFPGESIESGSARMEYLAREVLPRVRRDVL from the coding sequence GTGGCACGACAAGTGAACTTTGGCCTTTGGTACGACTTCCGGAACCCTGAGCCGTGGCGGGTGCCGTTCGAGCGCTTCTACGAGCAGACCCTGGAGCAGATCACCTGGGCGGAGGAGATCGGTTTCGACTCCGTCTGGCTGACGGAACACCACTTCTGCGAGGACGGCTACACGCCGTCGCCGCTGGTCCTGGCGGGAGCGATCGGGAGCCGGACCAAGCGGATGCGGATCGGCACGAACCTGATGCTGATCACGATCCACAACCCGATTCGGCTCGCTGAAGACGCGGCCACGGTCTCATTGTTGACCGGTGGGCGCTTCGATCTCGGTGTGGCGATCGGCTACCGGGAGCTCGAGTTCGACGCCTTCGGGCGGAAGCTCATCAATCGCCCGAGTCTGATCGAGGAGGGGGTCGAGATCGTTCGTCGAGCGTGGCGCGGTGATCCGATCGACTTCCAGGGAAAGCGCTACTCCTTCGGCGATATCCGCGTCACGCCGACTCCGGAGCACGCGCCCCGCCTTCTCCTCGGCGGCATGGCGGACGCGCCGATCGAGCGCGCGGCCCGGATCGGCGACGGTTTTCTGTCCACCGGGGGCATCGGGCACGATGTCTATCTCGAAGGCCTCTCGAAGGCCGGAAAATCACCTACAGACGGCGCGATCTTCGCGGGCAACTGGGCGATCGTCGCGGCGGACCCGGAGCGCGAGGCCGCGAACGTCGGGGATCACGTGCTCTACCAGATCAACGAGTACGTGAAGTGGGGAGCCTTCGGACCTCCCGGCGAGGTTCCGCAGTTCCCCGATGCCCCCACCGCCATCGAGAACGGCCTGTACGAACTCTGGACCGCCGACCAGGCGGTCGAAAACCTCACCGCGATGCTCCGCCAGTACCCGCAGGTGAAAGACGTCCACTTCTGGGCCCAATTCCCAGGCGAATCCATCGAATCGGGCTCGGCCCGCATGGAGTACCTGGCCCGGGAAGTGTTGCCGCGAGTCCGGAGGGACGTGCTCTAA
- a CDS encoding thiamine pyrophosphate-dependent dehydrogenase E1 component subunit alpha, whose translation MISREEALDVYQQLRTIRSFEERLDTMMKAGKLAGFLHLYVGQEAVAVGVCSHLNERDYVSSNHRGHGHCIAKGVDLRGMMAELFGRQTGICKGKGGSMHIADIDLGMIGANGIVGAGIPLTVGAALTASIKKTGGVAIAFFGDGATNQGQFHEALNLAATWKLPAVFILENNGYGEATPLEFAAPMTDLAVRAKSYAMHSLVADGMDFFDVFEKAGEAIERARNGEGPTLVECKTYRFLGHFVGDPIGYRSDEELNDWKENRDPLPTFEEKAIEMGLVSEEALRRIDAEVTAEIDAAVEAAEAAPFPSPEDVLTDVYVTE comes from the coding sequence TTGATCTCCCGCGAAGAAGCTCTCGACGTCTACCAGCAGCTCCGAACGATTCGATCGTTCGAGGAACGGCTCGACACCATGATGAAGGCCGGCAAGCTCGCCGGGTTCCTCCATCTCTACGTCGGCCAGGAGGCCGTCGCGGTCGGCGTCTGCTCCCACCTCAACGAGCGCGACTACGTGAGCTCCAACCACCGGGGCCACGGCCACTGCATCGCCAAGGGGGTCGACCTCCGGGGGATGATGGCCGAACTCTTCGGTCGCCAGACGGGCATCTGCAAGGGCAAGGGCGGCTCCATGCACATCGCCGACATCGACCTCGGGATGATCGGGGCAAACGGGATCGTCGGCGCGGGAATCCCGCTGACCGTCGGCGCGGCGCTCACCGCGTCGATCAAGAAGACCGGTGGCGTCGCCATCGCGTTCTTCGGTGACGGCGCAACGAATCAGGGGCAGTTCCACGAGGCTCTGAACCTCGCCGCGACGTGGAAGCTGCCCGCCGTCTTCATCCTCGAGAACAACGGCTACGGCGAAGCCACCCCGCTTGAGTTTGCCGCGCCCATGACGGATCTCGCCGTCCGCGCCAAATCCTACGCGATGCACAGCCTGGTCGCCGACGGCATGGACTTCTTCGACGTGTTCGAGAAAGCAGGCGAAGCTATCGAACGCGCACGTAACGGCGAAGGCCCCACGCTGGTCGAGTGCAAAACCTATCGCTTCCTCGGCCACTTCGTCGGCGACCCGATTGGCTACCGCAGCGACGAAGAGCTGAACGACTGGAAAGAGAACCGCGACCCCCTTCCGACCTTTGAAGAGAAGGCCATCGAGATGGGCCTCGTGAGCGAAGAGGCGCTCCGTCGTATCGACGCGGAAGTCACCGCAGAGATCGACGCCGCCGTCGAAGCCGCCGAGGCGGCCCCCTTCCCTTCCCCCGAAGACGTCCTCACCGACGTCTACGTGACGGAGTAG
- a CDS encoding glutathione S-transferase domain-containing protein, producing MWRHKITEDGVVGAREKIRFCLDRIECEIQPSGYLAGSQFSVADLTAAALGRGEAELDWIQQPPFGFASTI from the coding sequence ATGTGGCGGCACAAGATCACCGAGGACGGCGTCGTCGGGGCGCGCGAGAAGATCCGTTTCTGCCTCGATCGGATCGAGTGCGAGATTCAACCGAGCGGATACCTCGCGGGCTCGCAGTTCAGCGTCGCGGATCTCACCGCCGCCGCCCTTGGCCGAGGCGAAGCCGAGCTCGACTGGATCCAGCAACCACCGTTCGGGTTCGCGAGCACGATCTAG
- a CDS encoding alpha-ketoacid dehydrogenase subunit beta: MARTLSFTDAINEALHIAMAADDDVIVLGEDVAGGGGRKDQGIEDAWGGPFGATRGLIGKFGAERVRDTPISEMGFIGMAVGAAATGLRPVAEMMFIDFLGVALDPLLNQASKMRYMFGGKARVPLTLRTNVGAGNRAASQHSQALYGMTVGIPGLKTVIPSTPADAKGLLLASIRDDSPVIFCETKSLMNSEGEVPEGDYEIPLGSATVVREGGDVTLVGMGRTVHTALEAAESLAEDGLQADVVDLRSLYPLDETTVLASLEKTGRLVIVDEATPHCGVASEIGSLCIDKGFDFLNAPVKKVTAPHTPVPFSPVLEDAYMPSQEKIIAAVHEQLGWNT; the protein is encoded by the coding sequence ATGGCGCGCACTCTCTCCTTCACCGACGCAATCAACGAGGCCCTGCACATCGCGATGGCGGCCGATGACGACGTAATCGTTCTCGGCGAAGACGTCGCCGGTGGCGGCGGCCGCAAAGATCAAGGCATCGAGGACGCCTGGGGCGGCCCCTTCGGCGCGACCCGCGGCCTCATCGGAAAATTCGGTGCCGAACGTGTCCGCGACACGCCGATCAGCGAGATGGGCTTTATCGGCATGGCCGTCGGCGCCGCAGCCACCGGCCTACGTCCTGTCGCCGAGATGATGTTCATCGACTTCCTCGGCGTCGCGCTGGACCCGCTGCTGAACCAGGCATCGAAGATGCGCTACATGTTCGGCGGCAAGGCTCGGGTGCCCCTCACGCTGCGCACGAACGTCGGCGCCGGCAACCGGGCCGCGAGCCAACACTCGCAGGCCCTCTACGGCATGACCGTCGGGATCCCCGGTTTGAAGACGGTCATCCCCTCGACCCCAGCCGATGCCAAGGGCCTCCTGCTCGCGTCGATCCGCGACGACAGCCCGGTCATCTTCTGCGAGACGAAGTCACTCATGAACAGCGAAGGGGAAGTCCCCGAGGGCGACTACGAGATCCCTCTGGGTTCCGCGACCGTCGTCCGCGAAGGCGGTGACGTCACGCTGGTCGGGATGGGCCGAACCGTTCACACCGCTCTCGAAGCGGCGGAGTCGCTCGCCGAAGACGGCCTGCAAGCGGACGTCGTCGACCTCCGCTCTCTGTACCCGCTCGACGAAACCACGGTACTCGCGAGTCTCGAGAAGACCGGTCGCCTGGTGATCGTGGACGAAGCGACACCGCACTGCGGCGTAGCCAGCGAGATCGGCTCCCTTTGCATCGACAAGGGGTTCGACTTCTTGAACGCGCCCGTGAAGAAGGTCACCGCACCGCACACACCGGTTCCGTTCAGCCCGGTTCTCGAGGACGCCTACATGCCGTCGCAAGAGAAGATCATCGCTGCCGTGCACGAACAGCTCGGCTGGAACACCTGA
- a CDS encoding alpha/beta fold hydrolase — MPTPIAMPKLGITMEEGTVVEWPYAVGDRVEKGKVVLIIESEKAEIEIEAAEAGVIRHYYVESGDTVPCGTLLAAVTEGDDDSFDVAAFESAHAEETAANAGAAPARKPTRPAVRAATPAPSRRPGTAPATPAARVLARALEVDISRVTGTGPGGRILREDVGEWAERRKRLIAVADDVSLDVPQHGDGTAVLLLPGLGTDVSAFAQQIPTLAADHRVYGVNPRGVAGSDAPEQDSYSVAQAASDAAAVCEGSVHVIGASLGAAVALEFALTQPKRVRSLTLITPFVVSDARLDAVSDSWSRLAGDVAPDVLARSLLPWFFSAEFLADDGRRERIVRGLGTTVSRVPAATLHRAVAGLRDWSGTRSDDLAKLAVPTLVIAAGGDLLTPNAEAIAAPIPGATLVVVPNAGHAVTIEAPEAVNEALLAHVRAAS, encoded by the coding sequence ATGCCGACTCCGATCGCCATGCCCAAGCTGGGCATCACGATGGAGGAAGGTACGGTCGTAGAATGGCCGTACGCCGTCGGGGACCGTGTCGAGAAGGGCAAGGTCGTCCTGATCATCGAATCGGAGAAAGCCGAGATCGAGATCGAGGCGGCCGAGGCCGGCGTGATTCGCCACTACTACGTCGAGAGCGGCGACACCGTCCCGTGTGGGACGCTGCTTGCTGCGGTCACGGAAGGCGACGACGATTCCTTCGACGTCGCCGCGTTCGAGAGCGCGCACGCCGAAGAGACCGCGGCGAACGCGGGGGCCGCTCCCGCGCGCAAGCCGACCCGGCCGGCCGTCCGAGCCGCCACACCGGCACCGAGCCGCCGGCCCGGCACCGCACCGGCCACACCCGCGGCCCGCGTTCTCGCGCGTGCCCTGGAGGTCGACATTTCCCGCGTCACCGGCACCGGTCCGGGCGGACGCATTCTACGCGAGGACGTGGGGGAGTGGGCCGAGCGCCGGAAGCGGCTCATCGCCGTCGCGGACGACGTCTCGCTGGACGTTCCCCAACACGGCGACGGCACGGCCGTCCTTCTGCTTCCGGGCCTCGGCACCGACGTCTCGGCCTTTGCCCAACAGATCCCCACTCTCGCCGCGGACCATCGCGTTTACGGCGTGAACCCACGCGGGGTCGCCGGCTCCGATGCGCCGGAGCAAGACAGCTACTCCGTCGCGCAGGCGGCCAGCGATGCGGCCGCTGTCTGCGAAGGCTCCGTCCACGTAATCGGAGCGAGCCTCGGCGCCGCGGTGGCGCTCGAGTTCGCCCTGACGCAGCCGAAGCGAGTCCGTTCCCTTACCCTGATCACGCCCTTCGTCGTGAGCGACGCGCGCCTCGATGCGGTCTCCGACAGCTGGTCCCGGCTCGCCGGCGACGTCGCGCCCGACGTTCTCGCGCGCTCGCTTCTGCCCTGGTTCTTCTCGGCGGAGTTCCTCGCCGATGACGGCCGGCGCGAACGAATCGTTCGCGGACTCGGCACCACGGTGTCCCGCGTTCCTGCCGCGACGCTCCACCGAGCCGTCGCCGGCCTTCGCGACTGGTCCGGTACCCGGAGCGACGACCTCGCGAAGCTCGCCGTTCCGACGTTGGTGATCGCAGCGGGGGGCGACCTCCTCACTCCGAATGCGGAGGCGATCGCCGCGCCGATCCCGGGCGCAACGCTCGTCGTCGTCCCGAATGCCGGACATGCCGTCACCATCGAAGCACCCGAGGCCGTCAACGAGGCCCTTCTCGCCCACGTCCGTGCCGCGAGTTGA
- a CDS encoding SDR family oxidoreductase → MAVRFDEKVAVVTGAGGGLGRQHALELARRGAKVVVNDLGASVDGTGGNSEAALAVVDEIKSAGGEAIANGSSVSDRAGAEKIIQDTLDAYGRIDILINNAGILRDRTFKKMTLDDFQLVVDVHLMGSVNCTRAAWEHMVNQKFGRIVMTTSSSGLYGNFGQSNYGAAKLGLVGFMNTLKIEGAKYNVKVNTVAPVAATRMTEDIMPKEALEALKPELVTPAVLFLCSEDAPDGTIIEAGAGYYSKVHIVEGQGVHLGKDVSVDDVAANWSKISDMSDAKPYNAGGDVTMKIFGMLS, encoded by the coding sequence ATGGCAGTTCGCTTCGATGAAAAAGTAGCGGTCGTCACCGGAGCGGGTGGCGGTCTCGGAAGGCAGCATGCTCTCGAACTCGCGCGACGTGGCGCGAAGGTCGTCGTGAACGATCTCGGCGCGTCCGTCGATGGCACCGGCGGCAACAGCGAGGCAGCCCTCGCCGTCGTCGACGAGATCAAGAGCGCGGGTGGCGAAGCCATCGCCAATGGCAGCTCGGTCAGCGACCGCGCCGGTGCCGAGAAGATCATCCAGGACACGCTCGATGCCTACGGACGCATCGACATTCTGATCAACAACGCGGGCATCCTGCGCGATCGCACGTTCAAGAAGATGACGCTCGACGACTTCCAGCTCGTCGTCGACGTGCACCTCATGGGCAGCGTGAACTGCACCCGCGCCGCGTGGGAGCACATGGTCAACCAGAAGTTCGGCCGCATCGTCATGACGACGTCATCATCGGGCCTCTACGGCAACTTCGGGCAGTCGAACTACGGCGCCGCGAAGCTCGGCCTGGTCGGTTTCATGAACACCCTGAAGATCGAGGGCGCGAAGTACAACGTTAAGGTCAACACGGTTGCCCCCGTCGCAGCGACCCGAATGACAGAGGACATCATGCCGAAGGAGGCGCTCGAGGCCCTGAAGCCCGAGCTCGTGACCCCGGCGGTCCTGTTCCTCTGCAGTGAGGACGCGCCCGACGGCACGATCATCGAGGCGGGCGCCGGGTACTACAGCAAGGTGCACATCGTCGAGGGACAGGGCGTGCACCTCGGCAAGGATGTCAGCGTCGACGACGTTGCAGCCAACTGGTCGAAGATTTCCGACATGAGCGACGCGAAGCCCTACAACGCCGGCGGCGACGTCACGATGAAGATTTTCGGAATGCTGAGCTGA